A genome region from Bacteroides stercoris ATCC 43183 includes the following:
- a CDS encoding RagB/SusD family nutrient uptake outer membrane protein, translating into MKRNNTLYTICFLLASMCINTACEDTLSESPDSSYERKDFFITDKQADMAVLGIYSVLPTIYGDKDGMAFPCSDDTYYASGTNSDNTRRDICHYTIRPANTWVDAVWVGKYQQINRANYTIAGIENMDGYSESEVLQAFVAEAKFLRAQAAFDLVRYWGDVPFSTNYTTDYEASYKPRTEREEIYEQIIKDLDFAKEHLKWANDSSSPERATQGSARALLMRVLLTRAGYSLQLDGKTTRPGETLRTRYFNSVISEWEAFQSEKGQYHGFYNGGYEELFKSFSAGILNNRESLFEVSFYYPGTKGYWGTYIGIFADAPANSADANKVMGRAAVSYRAIPEWYEFYEAQDTRRDVAIGRHSWTWNKETGMHEKTDLSKKKGNWTPAKWRREWMPAGYKDPNYTDVNYCMLRYADVVLMAAEAYNETGNTAKAWELLNSVRKRAGATEITARNYKSLFKTHELMKKLDFIDDNDDAGKFRTALYWERGFELAFEGQRKFDLIRWGILKEALTLFGENTAVNTSTNTAYPAYQNFKKGKHELFPIPEDELQINGKLEGVNNPGY; encoded by the coding sequence ATGAAAAGAAATAATACGTTATATACTATCTGCTTCTTATTGGCAAGCATGTGCATCAACACTGCCTGCGAAGATACCTTAAGCGAATCTCCCGATTCATCTTACGAACGTAAAGACTTCTTCATTACCGATAAACAGGCTGACATGGCGGTATTGGGAATCTACAGCGTACTGCCCACTATTTATGGAGATAAGGACGGCATGGCTTTTCCCTGCTCCGATGATACATACTATGCCAGCGGAACCAATAGCGACAACACCCGCCGTGATATCTGCCATTATACCATTCGTCCCGCCAACACATGGGTAGACGCGGTATGGGTAGGAAAATACCAGCAAATCAACCGTGCCAATTATACCATTGCGGGTATCGAGAATATGGACGGATATAGTGAAAGCGAAGTATTGCAAGCGTTCGTAGCCGAAGCGAAATTCTTACGTGCACAAGCTGCGTTCGATTTGGTGCGCTATTGGGGTGATGTACCTTTTAGTACAAACTATACAACGGATTATGAGGCTTCGTATAAACCGCGTACAGAACGCGAAGAAATATACGAACAAATCATCAAAGATCTCGATTTCGCTAAAGAACACCTGAAATGGGCCAATGACAGTTCTTCCCCCGAACGTGCCACCCAAGGAAGCGCACGTGCTTTGCTGATGCGCGTGTTGCTGACCCGCGCCGGATACAGCCTGCAACTGGACGGCAAAACGACCCGCCCTGGCGAAACGCTGCGCACCCGATATTTTAATTCGGTTATCAGCGAGTGGGAAGCTTTTCAATCCGAAAAAGGACAGTATCACGGTTTTTATAACGGCGGATACGAAGAATTGTTCAAAAGTTTCTCTGCCGGCATTCTGAACAACCGGGAAAGCCTGTTTGAAGTATCTTTCTACTATCCCGGCACTAAAGGGTATTGGGGAACCTATATCGGTATATTTGCAGACGCACCGGCAAATTCGGCAGACGCGAACAAAGTAATGGGACGTGCAGCGGTTTCCTACCGCGCCATACCCGAATGGTATGAGTTCTATGAGGCACAGGATACACGCCGGGATGTCGCCATCGGAAGGCATAGCTGGACATGGAATAAAGAAACCGGCATGCACGAAAAGACAGACTTATCAAAGAAAAAAGGAAACTGGACTCCAGCAAAATGGAGACGTGAATGGATGCCTGCCGGCTATAAAGACCCCAACTATACAGACGTCAACTATTGCATGTTGCGCTATGCGGATGTCGTACTGATGGCGGCTGAAGCTTATAATGAAACAGGCAATACAGCCAAAGCCTGGGAACTTCTGAACAGTGTACGCAAGCGTGCCGGTGCCACAGAAATTACTGCCCGCAACTATAAAAGTTTGTTCAAGACCCATGAACTTATGAAAAAGCTCGACTTCATCGATGATAACGACGATGCCGGCAAATTCCGTACCGCCCTTTATTGGGAGCGTGGTTTTGAACTGGCTTTCGAAGGACAGCGTAAGTTCGATCTTATCCGCTGGGGTATATTAAAGGAAGCACTGACTCTATTCGGAGAAAATACGGCAGTCAACACTTCTACCAATACCGCCTACCCTGCCTATCAAAACTTCAAGAAAGGAAAGCACGAACTGTTTCCGATTCCTGAAGATGAACTACAGATTAATGGTAAACTGGAAGGAGTAAATAACCCTGGATATTAA
- a CDS encoding DUF4962 domain-containing protein, translating to MRTTLFTVILFLTNITVEAQDPARIRLTDTTLMHEMRATPYPQDKAVISDRSISFQWPLLVDLDTQDKTLKALIAQAARTKTDKNKLRYALRWSQDPGFKKGNTQVETRWPFFNPEKDLAPGVWHWQFGYIVNGKTYWASTQQVTIGKNARKFCPPALKTVLAGLPKAHPRVYMDKNDWDNLIRRSAGSADRKSFITRADKALATPMKTTKDINSKLAEKLTNPSQRQSMLTRESRRIIDNEEINVDVLIRAYLLTKDRRYSDEAMKRIKEMLSWSGDKNIVGDFNAATFVSLCATAYDTLYDLLDADTRKMLLDAIKVNGSKMFANFNNRLENHIADNHVWQMTFRIFTMAAFTVYGELPEADTWVDYCYNLWVARFPGLNKDGGWHNGDSYFIVNVRTLIEVPYFYSRISGFDFFSDPWYQGNAMYVIYQQPPFSKSAGNGSAHLNVTRPRGSRVGYADALARMTGNTYAASYVRTIQAGRADILTEDNVSKEAGLGWFRLQCNKPLPEGPGLKDMPFGYVFPETGLASFSTSLERLGRSSMISFRSSPYGSTSHALANQNAFNTFWSGQPLFYSSGHHISFIDSHSMFSHRATRAHNTILVNGIGQRIGTEGYGWIPRYYVGEKIGYILGDASNAYGKVISQNWLARARKEELTFSPEAGWDDVKLKTFRRHIVELGKTGFTFIYDELEAEEPVTWSYLLHTVTNPMNVGREKDFVHVQATSKNGVSDAYLLGSDELKTDTTSQFFTPAVNWLRADDKGNFKKYPNHWHFTATSGKHKVYRFVTIINTHVNKTTPDKPFAVPQRLKDGSIKMGSWIIKANVSSEGKPSFDVRFPRPQYDAAVTYDGEVTIVREDGYETTLRDKLPELEI from the coding sequence ATGAGAACAACCTTATTTACAGTAATACTATTTCTAACAAACATAACGGTAGAAGCACAGGACCCTGCCCGTATCCGGCTGACCGATACCACATTGATGCACGAAATGCGAGCCACTCCATATCCGCAAGACAAAGCCGTAATAAGTGACCGGAGCATATCTTTCCAATGGCCGCTTCTTGTCGACCTTGATACACAAGACAAAACATTGAAAGCTTTGATTGCGCAAGCCGCACGTACCAAAACCGACAAAAACAAATTACGTTATGCGTTGCGCTGGTCACAAGATCCCGGTTTTAAAAAAGGAAATACGCAAGTAGAAACACGCTGGCCGTTTTTCAATCCGGAAAAAGACCTTGCTCCCGGTGTATGGCATTGGCAGTTCGGCTACATTGTAAATGGTAAAACATATTGGGCAAGCACACAACAAGTCACAATCGGAAAAAATGCCCGAAAGTTTTGTCCGCCGGCACTGAAAACCGTACTTGCCGGATTACCCAAAGCACATCCGCGCGTCTATATGGATAAAAACGATTGGGACAACCTCATCAGGCGCAGTGCCGGAAGCGCAGACCGCAAAAGCTTTATCACGCGTGCGGATAAAGCACTCGCCACTCCTATGAAAACCACCAAAGATATCAACAGCAAACTGGCGGAGAAACTCACCAATCCTTCGCAACGCCAATCTATGTTGACGCGCGAAAGCCGCCGCATCATCGACAATGAAGAAATCAATGTAGATGTACTGATACGCGCCTATCTGCTGACTAAAGACCGTCGCTATTCCGATGAAGCCATGAAACGTATCAAGGAAATGCTGAGTTGGAGCGGCGACAAGAATATTGTAGGCGATTTCAACGCCGCCACATTCGTATCTCTTTGTGCCACCGCTTACGATACTTTATACGATTTGCTTGATGCCGACACCCGCAAAATGCTGCTGGATGCCATAAAAGTAAACGGCAGCAAAATGTTCGCTAATTTCAATAACCGATTGGAGAACCATATTGCCGACAACCATGTATGGCAAATGACTTTCCGCATCTTTACAATGGCTGCTTTTACCGTATATGGCGAACTGCCAGAAGCCGACACATGGGTGGATTATTGCTACAACCTCTGGGTAGCCCGTTTCCCCGGACTGAATAAAGATGGAGGCTGGCACAACGGAGACTCCTATTTCATCGTCAATGTCCGTACGCTGATAGAGGTTCCCTACTTCTACAGCCGTATTTCCGGTTTCGACTTTTTCAGCGACCCATGGTATCAGGGAAATGCCATGTATGTTATTTACCAGCAGCCGCCTTTCTCCAAATCAGCCGGAAACGGAAGCGCTCATCTCAACGTTACACGCCCCAGAGGCTCCAGAGTGGGTTATGCAGATGCTTTGGCACGTATGACGGGCAATACGTATGCCGCCAGCTATGTCCGCACCATTCAGGCAGGCCGTGCCGATATATTAACCGAGGACAACGTAAGCAAAGAAGCCGGTCTGGGCTGGTTCCGTCTGCAATGCAACAAGCCGTTGCCCGAAGGTCCCGGACTCAAGGATATGCCATTCGGATATGTTTTCCCCGAAACCGGGCTTGCTTCATTCTCCACCAGTCTGGAACGCTTGGGACGCAGCTCCATGATCAGTTTCCGGAGCAGTCCTTACGGAAGCACCTCGCATGCACTTGCCAATCAGAATGCGTTTAACACTTTCTGGTCGGGACAGCCGCTTTTCTACAGCAGCGGCCATCACATCAGTTTTATCGACAGCCACAGTATGTTCAGCCACCGTGCTACGCGTGCACATAACACAATTCTTGTGAATGGCATCGGACAACGCATCGGAACCGAAGGTTACGGTTGGATTCCACGTTACTACGTAGGTGAAAAGATAGGTTATATATTGGGAGATGCTTCCAACGCCTACGGGAAAGTCATTTCCCAAAACTGGCTGGCAAGAGCCCGAAAAGAAGAGCTTACTTTCAGTCCGGAAGCCGGCTGGGATGACGTGAAGCTGAAAACATTCCGCCGTCATATCGTAGAATTGGGCAAGACCGGATTTACCTTTATTTACGACGAACTCGAAGCGGAAGAACCCGTTACTTGGAGCTACCTGCTGCACACGGTAACCAACCCGATGAATGTAGGTAGGGAAAAAGATTTCGTACACGTACAGGCCACCAGCAAGAACGGTGTTTCCGACGCCTACCTTCTGGGAAGCGACGAACTGAAAACCGATACCACCAGCCAATTCTTCACGCCTGCTGTAAACTGGCTACGTGCAGATGATAAAGGTAACTTCAAGAAGTATCCCAACCATTGGCATTTTACCGCTACTTCAGGCAAACATAAAGTGTACCGCTTTGTCACCATTATCAATACACATGTCAACAAGACTACGCCGGACAAACCGTTTGCCGTGCCGCAGCGTCTGAAAGACGGCAGTATCAAAATGGGAAGCTGGATAATCAAGGCCAATGTATCTTCCGAAGGCAAGCCTTCATTCGACGTACGTTTTCCAAGACCCCAATACGATGCGGCAGTAACCTACGACGGTGAAGTAACCATAGTGCGCGAAGACGGTTATGAAACGACATTACGAGACAAATTACCTGAACTGGAAATCTAA
- a CDS encoding DUF3575 domain-containing protein yields MKPDTYMQRGIVFIVCLTASLSIWAQTPRKPRMQTSASPAETVYKSWEEMQTELKGKNAVSKKTAQTSLDNMSKSRTGQQASSKNKIKSKNSTRSEGSGSYIVLKTNLPFLAVAVQNLAVEVKVHSHISIDFPVMWSIGDIEREHGLRTIAFQPEGRWWLKSAGKGHFFGLHVHAAWFNLKWEDTRYQTEKWPLLGTGISYGYKLPFSRHWGAEFTLGAGYANMKYNTYYNIENGAKLDTRKRNYWGITRAGASLVYRF; encoded by the coding sequence ATGAAACCTGATACATATATGCAACGAGGAATTGTCTTCATAGTATGCCTGACGGCTTCCTTGTCCATCTGGGCACAAACTCCCCGAAAGCCCCGTATGCAAACTTCCGCTTCACCGGCAGAAACCGTATACAAGTCTTGGGAAGAGATGCAAACCGAACTGAAAGGCAAAAATGCAGTTTCAAAAAAAACGGCACAGACCTCTCTTGACAATATGTCCAAAAGTAGAACTGGGCAACAGGCATCATCAAAAAATAAAATAAAATCAAAGAACTCAACCCGGTCTGAAGGTTCAGGAAGCTATATTGTCCTGAAAACCAATCTTCCTTTCCTTGCCGTAGCCGTACAAAACCTGGCTGTGGAAGTTAAAGTACACAGCCACATCTCCATTGACTTTCCGGTTATGTGGAGTATCGGTGACATCGAACGCGAGCACGGGTTACGCACCATCGCTTTCCAGCCTGAAGGACGCTGGTGGTTAAAATCGGCGGGAAAAGGTCATTTTTTCGGTTTGCATGTTCATGCAGCCTGGTTTAATCTGAAATGGGAAGATACACGTTACCAGACAGAGAAATGGCCTTTACTTGGCACCGGTATCAGCTACGGCTATAAGCTGCCTTTCTCCAGACATTGGGGAGCCGAATTCACACTTGGTGCAGGCTATGCCAACATGAAATACAATACTTATTACAACATAGAAAACGGTGCCAAACTGGATACCCGTAAACGTAATTACTGGGGGATTACCCGCGCAGGCGCATCATTGGTTTACCGCTTCTAA
- a CDS encoding DUF6562 domain-containing protein: MKKNIYLPFVKSICLLLLLPALITACSLYEHPELTEDGEPGIDPTEVNINIDLSLQLKPEAENGAENKLLTRADAGHRHRIIVDAYQNRILSKRQIIYKDITDAPQLNAEISMKLHARDYQLVIWADYVGIDSDEDLYYNTTTLAPVISPETYRGNTEYKDVLYSCQDLNLSKYRNQWNASITLNPEMKRPTARYELIANDVEKFMTDGAKAGDKYNLRVRYLGFYNTGFHTLDGVSKHGLQYITFNRTLTVPAAGTKEISAAFDYVFVPENGEIPIAVELLDSKEKLLARTYLTIACKEGDRIVKHSNFLTADPSGGIGIDPGFDGTIDEDLIVE; this comes from the coding sequence ATGAAAAAGAACATATATTTACCGTTTGTCAAAAGCATTTGTCTTCTTTTATTGCTGCCGGCATTAATAACGGCATGCAGTCTCTACGAACATCCCGAACTGACAGAAGACGGCGAACCGGGCATCGACCCCACCGAAGTGAACATAAACATCGATTTATCACTGCAATTGAAGCCGGAAGCAGAGAATGGTGCAGAAAACAAACTCCTCACCCGTGCCGATGCCGGACATCGCCACCGTATCATCGTGGATGCTTACCAGAACCGTATCCTCTCCAAACGACAGATTATCTACAAAGATATAACCGATGCACCACAACTGAACGCGGAAATCAGCATGAAACTCCACGCACGCGACTATCAGTTGGTAATATGGGCAGACTACGTAGGCATTGACAGCGATGAGGATCTTTATTACAATACCACTACACTGGCACCGGTAATCTCTCCCGAGACCTATCGTGGAAACACCGAGTATAAAGATGTGCTCTATTCTTGCCAGGACTTGAACCTAAGCAAATACCGCAACCAGTGGAATGCCTCGATTACTTTAAATCCAGAAATGAAACGTCCTACAGCCCGTTACGAATTAATCGCCAATGACGTTGAAAAATTTATGACAGACGGTGCAAAAGCCGGTGACAAATACAATCTGCGCGTCCGCTATTTAGGTTTTTACAATACCGGCTTCCACACATTGGACGGTGTCAGCAAGCACGGTCTGCAATACATCACGTTCAACCGTACACTTACCGTACCTGCCGCAGGAACAAAAGAAATAAGTGCTGCATTCGACTATGTATTCGTACCGGAAAACGGTGAGATACCTATTGCCGTAGAGTTGCTGGACAGCAAAGAAAAACTATTGGCACGCACTTACCTTACAATTGCCTGCAAAGAAGGCGACCGTATTGTGAAGCATTCTAACTTCCTGACCGCCGACCCTTCCGGCGGCATCGGTATCGACCCCGGTTTTGACGGAACAATCGATGAAGACTTGATTGTAGAATAA
- a CDS encoding DUF6562 domain-containing protein — MKRRLLNIVMAAFIGCFAACSEEEIISTQNGTPKEVTVTAQIPAGAATRNVGVDNVINDNQLRCILSVVNNQDKSEITRIEKPVGADDTKISFTFSVESGIDYSCLFWADYIDLNANEAEGKYADKYYNTANLQAISVKVDETDAANNVKLFNNAAADAFCGVLSKDMIADSEAPSIALKRPFAQLNLKPTADDKWKDQITTMDIEFNMPGEFNMLTGKAAGTKTTVKATGVTREADDALYFSTYLFIEDPTMPEPKFNSDIQIKFNVAESQTPVERTIKAGFTVKPNTEINGEANLSKEEDINVDVTIDGEKEDPNAPKVGQYLYADGTWGDTYNAEGEQKSIGIIFADAKDKTDNSEYGKDGMKIYGYAMALTNISTARTNITEGELNLSNTINVNNAWFKDYNGFTYTKSLIENVGDGFNDWTQWNTSNPINANNLSQWYIPSACQLLEMTEITIGRNEAITYFNNAEINFPAITKNEKLAQAYLTAYQNQSNIWSGLFSTGANGSGLANIISSTACDAKNLYGIQLQRTTAAPENKEQIPAETYNQIYRYAPSNVNIRPIITIFKAIN, encoded by the coding sequence ATGAAAAGAAGATTATTAAACATCGTAATGGCTGCATTCATCGGTTGTTTTGCAGCTTGCAGTGAAGAGGAGATTATCTCCACTCAAAACGGAACCCCAAAAGAAGTGACTGTTACGGCACAAATACCTGCCGGAGCAGCAACACGTAACGTAGGTGTAGACAACGTAATTAATGACAATCAGTTACGCTGTATCCTTTCTGTTGTGAACAATCAGGACAAATCTGAAATTACCCGTATAGAAAAGCCGGTAGGTGCGGATGATACCAAAATTTCATTCACATTTTCGGTAGAGAGCGGCATAGACTACAGTTGTCTGTTTTGGGCTGATTATATAGACTTAAATGCCAATGAAGCAGAAGGCAAATATGCCGATAAATACTACAACACCGCCAATCTGCAAGCCATCAGCGTTAAGGTAGACGAAACCGACGCAGCCAACAATGTCAAACTCTTCAACAATGCCGCTGCCGATGCGTTCTGCGGTGTATTGTCCAAAGATATGATTGCAGATTCGGAAGCGCCGAGCATAGCATTGAAACGCCCCTTCGCCCAACTGAATCTGAAGCCTACTGCTGACGACAAATGGAAAGACCAGATTACGACAATGGACATTGAATTCAACATGCCGGGAGAATTCAACATGCTGACAGGCAAAGCTGCCGGAACCAAGACTACCGTAAAAGCAACCGGAGTTACAAGAGAAGCGGATGATGCTCTTTATTTCTCAACATATTTGTTCATTGAAGATCCTACAATGCCAGAACCAAAGTTTAATAGCGACATCCAAATAAAGTTCAATGTTGCAGAAAGTCAGACTCCTGTGGAAAGAACTATCAAAGCCGGATTTACAGTTAAACCGAATACTGAAATTAACGGTGAAGCTAACCTTTCCAAAGAAGAAGACATCAATGTAGATGTAACCATTGACGGAGAAAAGGAAGACCCGAATGCACCGAAAGTAGGACAATACCTCTATGCTGATGGAACTTGGGGAGATACTTACAATGCTGAAGGAGAACAAAAAAGTATAGGCATTATCTTCGCTGATGCAAAAGATAAAACAGATAATTCTGAATATGGTAAAGATGGCATGAAAATCTATGGGTATGCTATGGCACTGACAAACATCAGTACAGCACGTACTAATATAACAGAAGGAGAACTTAATCTGTCAAATACTATAAACGTAAATAATGCTTGGTTTAAAGATTATAATGGTTTTACTTATACCAAATCTCTGATTGAAAATGTCGGAGATGGCTTTAATGATTGGACGCAGTGGAATACTTCCAATCCCATTAATGCTAATAATCTAAGCCAATGGTATATTCCCTCCGCTTGCCAATTATTGGAGATGACTGAAATCACCATAGGTCGAAATGAAGCAATTACTTACTTTAATAATGCAGAAATAAATTTCCCAGCTATTACAAAAAATGAGAAATTAGCACAAGCCTATCTCACTGCCTACCAAAATCAATCAAACATTTGGAGCGGTTTATTCAGCACCGGAGCAAATGGCTCAGGATTAGCCAATATTATCTCAAGTACAGCCTGCGATGCAAAAAACTTATACGGCATACAACTTCAACGTACAACAGCAGCTCCTGAAAACAAAGAACAAATACCGGCAGAAACTTATAATCAAATATATCGTTATGCACCTTCCAATGTAAATATCCGTCCTATAATCACCATATTTAAAGCTATAAATTAA
- a CDS encoding DUF4962 domain-containing protein — MKTSSCLQLLVSLSTALLIFSACHDDAMPKLPATDGTDSSEMPDAYHDKIREQPYPKADNELYLNPAPLIVPQAMKTGVKLQFSLSRSQNFDTPETLISEPVEWCMFNPHKQLANGTWYWRFRNITADGTEETWSESYTFEVKETTPVFVTPPFDTFQKNAPHTYPRLYCFLDDRIQTARQEVTSHSEYQRLTGNADNAVDADLTTIVNPYDQIGDLKKYIQDLYQAYYLTQQEKYAQRLHELLQLLTDTPASDATLFADNFRSTDIAFCFLKPYDLLYNRLSAEERQNTEKLLMRVLHHYYPQQCGIQENHIFDNHFWQQNLRILFQAAFLLYDNDNYKSEVLPIMEYYYELWTARAPASGFNRDGVWHNGTGYFNNNARTLFYMPMLLSYITHKDFLLHPWYRNAGQSLAFTCPPESKNIGFGDGSEKYTAATYQYAAFADFLAREAGDGYAGWYAQQAAKTLVRDSDMRLYRMASSHIGYSTQLPEDTPKLVWYKDAGEVAIHSNLTDTENDLALAFRSSTFGSGSHTVSNQNAFNLLYRGTDVYRSSGYYTSFSDAHNLMSYRHTRAHNTILVNGIGQPFSTEGYGCIVRAMGGEHISYCLGDASKAYSGISKDPMWVSAFEAAGITQTPENGFGPTPLTRYRRHVLMLHPDIVVLYDELEAKETARWDWLLHSPTKFSIDNNLQTVTTCNTEKVFTATTSLFSNEQITLSQTDRFTVPPASSSDTTYPNQWHLTACIDGKEKVRILAIIQIKTDNDTPTPIHQMGNILTCGHWTIEAELDASSPAMLNVTHSMKKSSFHYGDTSPVLNGQPYMPACPDASILYDKVNGDYTVTEQADYQPASTRITR; from the coding sequence ATGAAAACAAGTTCCTGTCTGCAACTATTAGTCAGTCTTTCTACCGCCCTACTGATATTCAGTGCCTGCCATGACGACGCAATGCCCAAACTGCCTGCCACCGACGGTACCGACAGTTCCGAAATGCCCGATGCCTACCATGACAAGATTCGGGAGCAGCCTTACCCAAAAGCAGACAACGAACTTTATCTGAACCCCGCTCCCCTCATTGTGCCGCAGGCCATGAAAACCGGTGTAAAACTGCAATTCTCCCTTTCACGCAGCCAGAACTTCGATACCCCCGAAACACTCATTTCCGAACCTGTAGAATGGTGTATGTTCAACCCCCATAAACAGTTGGCAAACGGAACATGGTACTGGCGTTTCCGCAACATCACTGCCGACGGCACTGAAGAGACATGGAGCGAAAGCTACACATTTGAAGTGAAAGAAACCACTCCCGTTTTTGTCACTCCCCCTTTCGATACATTTCAAAAAAACGCCCCTCACACCTACCCCCGCCTCTATTGTTTTCTGGACGACCGTATCCAGACAGCCCGGCAAGAAGTAACCTCACATAGCGAATACCAACGGCTGACAGGTAATGCCGACAATGCCGTCGATGCCGACCTGACAACTATCGTCAACCCTTACGACCAAATCGGAGACCTAAAGAAATACATCCAAGACCTTTACCAGGCATACTACCTGACACAACAGGAAAAATATGCCCAACGACTGCATGAACTGCTGCAACTGTTAACCGATACTCCGGCAAGCGACGCCACCCTGTTTGCCGACAATTTCAGGAGTACCGACATCGCTTTCTGTTTTCTCAAACCTTATGACCTGCTCTATAACCGGCTGTCTGCCGAAGAACGCCAGAATACAGAAAAGTTATTGATGCGTGTACTGCATCACTACTATCCGCAACAGTGCGGCATTCAGGAAAATCATATCTTCGACAACCACTTTTGGCAACAAAATCTCCGTATACTCTTTCAGGCTGCTTTTCTGCTATACGACAATGACAACTACAAAAGCGAAGTGCTGCCAATCATGGAGTACTACTACGAATTATGGACCGCCCGCGCTCCGGCTTCAGGATTCAACCGGGACGGAGTATGGCACAACGGAACGGGATATTTCAACAACAACGCACGTACCCTGTTCTACATGCCGATGCTCCTTTCGTACATCACACACAAAGACTTTCTATTGCATCCCTGGTATCGGAATGCCGGACAGTCGCTCGCCTTTACCTGCCCGCCCGAAAGCAAAAACATCGGTTTCGGCGACGGTAGTGAAAAATACACTGCGGCAACCTACCAATATGCCGCCTTTGCCGACTTCCTTGCACGCGAGGCAGGCGACGGATATGCGGGCTGGTATGCACAACAAGCGGCAAAAACACTGGTCCGCGATTCCGATATGCGGCTCTACCGCATGGCAAGCAGCCACATCGGCTATAGCACACAATTGCCGGAAGACACGCCGAAACTCGTCTGGTACAAAGATGCAGGTGAAGTAGCCATACACAGCAATCTCACCGATACGGAAAACGATCTGGCTCTGGCATTCCGTTCCAGCACATTCGGTTCGGGAAGCCACACCGTGTCCAACCAGAATGCTTTCAATCTGCTGTACCGTGGCACGGATGTCTACCGTAGCAGCGGTTATTACACAAGCTTCTCGGATGCCCACAACCTGATGTCTTACCGTCATACCCGCGCCCATAACACGATACTGGTCAACGGCATCGGGCAGCCTTTCTCCACCGAAGGATACGGCTGCATTGTACGTGCCATGGGTGGCGAACACATTTCCTATTGTCTGGGAGATGCTTCGAAAGCCTATTCCGGAATCAGCAAGGATCCCATGTGGGTATCTGCCTTCGAAGCCGCCGGCATCACGCAAACGCCCGAAAATGGTTTCGGACCCACACCACTCACCCGATACCGTCGGCACGTACTGATGCTGCATCCCGACATCGTAGTACTCTACGACGAACTGGAAGCCAAAGAAACCGCACGGTGGGATTGGTTGTTGCACAGCCCCACCAAGTTCAGTATCGACAACAACCTGCAAACAGTAACCACTTGTAACACAGAGAAAGTTTTCACCGCCACCACCAGCCTGTTCAGCAATGAACAGATAACCCTGTCGCAGACCGACCGTTTTACTGTACCACCCGCCAGTTCGTCCGATACCACCTATCCTAACCAGTGGCATCTGACGGCTTGTATTGATGGAAAAGAAAAAGTACGTATCCTTGCTATCATCCAGATAAAAACCGACAATGACACTCCTACCCCAATACACCAAATGGGGAATATCCTGACTTGCGGTCATTGGACCATAGAAGCAGAATTAGACGCATCCTCGCCTGCCATGCTAAACGTGACGCACAGCATGAAGAAATCCTCTTTCCACTACGGAGATACATCTCCTGTCCTGAACGGACAACCCTACATGCCTGCCTGTCCGGACGCTTCCATACTCTACGACAAGGTAAACGGGGACTACACCGTTACGGAACAAGCAGACTACCAGCCTGCATCCACCCGTATAACCCGCTGA